One Methanocaldococcus villosus KIN24-T80 genomic window carries:
- a CDS encoding EamA family transporter codes for MDEIILGLLVAIFYGISTFFAKIVCNENPIFQWVVVNIVGIILCLILLLYFKDVFVFDKKILIFAILSAVFVVFGSLLLYYALYKGKASIVVPISSVGPAITVVLSIIFLKESLTINQIIGIVLIMIGVIMLSI; via the coding sequence ATGGATGAGATAATTTTGGGTTTATTAGTAGCTATATTTTATGGTATTAGCACATTCTTTGCAAAAATAGTTTGTAATGAAAATCCTATATTCCAATGGGTAGTTGTAAATATTGTAGGAATAATTCTATGCTTAATATTACTCCTATATTTTAAAGATGTATTTGTTTTTGACAAAAAAATTTTAATTTTTGCTATATTATCAGCTGTGTTTGTAGTTTTTGGTTCTTTATTATTATATTATGCACTTTATAAAGGAAAAGCAAGTATAGTTGTACCAATCTCTTCTGTAGGTCCTGCTATAACAGTTGTATTATCAATAATATTTTTAAAAGAAAGCTTAACAATAAATCAAATTATAGGAATAGTTTTAATAATGATTGGAGTTATAATGTTATCAATCTAA
- the galU gene encoding UTP--glucose-1-phosphate uridylyltransferase GalU, with translation MVKKAIIPVAGFGTRLLPITKAQPKEMLPVVNKPIVQYVVEDLVEAGVKNILFVTGKGKQAIENHFDINYELECKLKASGKNSLLKILKEIDNLGNIYYVRQKEPKGLGDAILYGENFVGNEYFIVMVGDTIYSENIVFDLLKAYKKYGCSVIALERVPKEEVYKYGVIEGEKIEDGIYKIKSMVEKPSVEEAPSNLIITGAYLFSPKIFEKIKETSPGKGGEIQITDAMNLLLKEEDIVGVEIKCKRYDIGDVLGWLKANVEIASEKIPEFREFLKEFVKNL, from the coding sequence ATGGTTAAGAAGGCTATTATTCCTGTAGCGGGGTTTGGAACAAGATTGTTACCTATAACAAAAGCTCAACCTAAAGAAATGTTACCTGTGGTCAATAAACCTATAGTCCAATATGTTGTTGAAGATCTTGTAGAAGCTGGAGTTAAAAATATACTATTTGTAACTGGAAAAGGAAAGCAAGCTATTGAAAATCATTTTGATATTAACTATGAATTAGAATGTAAGTTAAAGGCATCAGGGAAAAACTCTCTTTTAAAAATATTAAAGGAAATTGATAATTTGGGAAATATTTATTATGTTAGACAGAAAGAGCCTAAAGGTTTAGGTGATGCAATTCTATATGGAGAAAATTTTGTAGGTAATGAGTATTTTATAGTTATGGTTGGAGATACAATATATTCAGAAAATATTGTTTTTGATCTATTAAAGGCTTATAAAAAATATGGATGTTCAGTTATAGCTTTAGAAAGAGTTCCAAAAGAAGAGGTTTATAAATATGGGGTTATAGAAGGAGAGAAGATAGAAGATGGAATTTATAAAATAAAAAGCATGGTTGAGAAACCTTCTGTTGAAGAAGCTCCATCAAATTTAATAATAACTGGAGCATATCTTTTCTCTCCAAAGATATTTGAGAAAATAAAGGAAACTTCTCCAGGGAAAGGAGGAGAGATTCAAATAACTGATGCTATGAATCTACTACTAAAGGAGGAAGATATTGTAGGAGTAGAGATAAAATGTAAAAGATATGATATAGGAGATGTGCTTGGCTGGTTAAAAGCAAATGTTGAAATAGCTTCTGAGAAAATCCCTGAATTTAGAGAATTTTTAAAAGAATTTGTTAAAAACTTGTGA
- the tfrB gene encoding fumarate reductase (CoM/CoB) subunit TfrB, with translation MKIRIKRGNKIESYEVPEGLTVLEALEYINKKYNANILFRYGCRNGQCGSCALTIDNEPRLACITKVKDNMLIEPLKGFKVIKDLIVDREVYNKKLLSIKNYVVRRKYPEGLENINEDDVEKTKELRACIDCLSCLSQCPARDFNYSGATIMRQLLRFAYDVRDEEDRERIAFFENIYNCTTCAKCVEVCPQEINLVKAIENLRELCFKKGYYLDEHLKVRENILKGNRSVVKEGASLLDEIEEEYLVKDEDLRVAFFTGCLIDYRLKDVGKDTIKVLNHYNISVIIPKDQVCCGSPMFRTGQRDLAEKLKEKNIEVFEKLDVDYIITVCAGCGATLKKDYGLKNVRDITEIIYKKVKENRKNIKVTYHDPCHLLRGQGIYKEPREILKKTSNFIDLKACCCGAGGGLRSGRREIADAIGMRRAKMIYNTDAEIVVTVCPFCEYHLRECLEKYKNINKIDKEIKVMNIATFLSKYHL, from the coding sequence TTGAAAATAAGAATAAAGAGAGGAAATAAAATAGAAAGTTATGAAGTACCTGAAGGGTTAACAGTTTTAGAAGCTTTAGAATATATAAATAAAAAATATAATGCAAACATATTATTCAGATATGGTTGTAGGAATGGACAGTGTGGTAGCTGTGCTTTAACTATAGACAACGAGCCAAGACTTGCATGTATTACAAAGGTTAAAGATAACATGCTCATTGAGCCATTAAAAGGCTTTAAGGTTATAAAAGATTTAATAGTTGACAGAGAGGTGTATAATAAGAAACTTCTAAGTATTAAAAATTATGTTGTTAGAAGAAAATATCCTGAAGGATTGGAGAATATTAATGAGGATGATGTTGAAAAAACTAAGGAATTAAGAGCATGTATTGATTGTCTTTCTTGCCTATCTCAGTGTCCAGCAAGAGATTTTAACTATTCAGGAGCTACAATAATGAGACAACTTTTAAGGTTTGCTTATGATGTCAGAGATGAAGAAGATAGGGAAAGAATAGCATTTTTTGAAAATATATATAACTGTACCACATGTGCCAAATGTGTAGAGGTTTGCCCACAAGAAATAAATCTTGTTAAAGCTATTGAAAACTTAAGAGAGTTGTGTTTTAAAAAGGGTTATTATTTAGATGAACATTTAAAGGTTAGAGAAAATATATTAAAAGGCAATAGATCAGTTGTTAAGGAAGGAGCATCTTTATTAGATGAAATAGAAGAAGAGTATTTGGTTAAAGATGAAGATCTTAGAGTAGCTTTCTTTACTGGATGTTTGATAGATTATAGATTAAAAGATGTTGGTAAAGATACAATAAAAGTTCTAAACCATTACAATATTTCAGTAATTATTCCAAAAGATCAGGTATGTTGTGGTTCTCCAATGTTTAGGACAGGTCAGAGAGATTTAGCAGAGAAATTAAAAGAAAAAAATATTGAGGTGTTTGAGAAGTTAGATGTTGATTATATTATCACTGTATGTGCTGGCTGTGGAGCTACATTAAAGAAAGATTATGGATTAAAAAATGTTAGAGATATAACAGAAATAATTTATAAAAAAGTAAAAGAAAATAGAAAAAATATTAAAGTAACATATCATGATCCATGTCATCTTTTAAGAGGGCAAGGAATTTATAAAGAACCAAGGGAAATACTAAAAAAAACATCAAATTTCATTGACTTAAAAGCTTGCTGTTGTGGAGCAGGAGGGGGTTTAAGAAGTGGAAGGAGAGAGATAGCTGATGCTATAGGTATGAGAAGGGCTAAGATGATTTACAATACTGATGCTGAGATTGTAGTTACTGTATGTCCATTTTGTGAATATCACTTAAGAGAGTGTTTAGAAAAATATAAAAATATAAATAAAATTGATAAGGAAATTAAAGTTATGAATATAGCTACATTTTTATCTAAATATCATTTATGA